One Nerophis ophidion isolate RoL-2023_Sa linkage group LG06, RoL_Noph_v1.0, whole genome shotgun sequence genomic region harbors:
- the gnat2 gene encoding guanine nucleotide-binding protein G(t) subunit alpha-2 — MGAGASAEDKKSKELEKQLQEDADKDSKTVKLLLLGAGESGKSTIVKQMKILHQGGYTKEEQLEFRAIIYGNILQSALAIIRGMEILGIDFGAPSAQENAQKLQNLSDSIEEGTMPPELADVIQKLWKDSGVQAGFERAAEYQLNDSAGYYLNEMDRICKPDYLPTEQDVLRSRVKTTGIIEEQFSCKELHFRMFDVGGQRSERKKWIHCFEGVTCIIFCGALSAYDMVLVEDDEVNRMHESLHLFNSICNHRFFALTSIVLFLNKKDLFEEKIKKVHLSICFPDYDGSNTYEDASNYIKAQFEELNMKKGVKEIYSHLTCATDTKNVEIVFNAVTDIIIKENLKDCGLF; from the exons ATGGGTGCGGGAGCCAGCGCAGAGGACAAAAAGTCCAAGGAGTTGGAAAAGCAACTTCAGGAGGATGCTGACAAGGACTCCAAGACGGTCAAATTATTACTGCTTG GTGCTGGAGAGTCAGGGAAAAGCACCATCGTTAAGCAAATGAA GATTCTGCATCAAGGCGGTTACACAAAAGAGGAACAGCTTGAGTTCAGAGCCATCATTTATGGCAACATCCTGCAGTCGGCTCTGGCTATCATCAGAGGCATGGAGATTCTGGGCATTGACTTCGGTGCTCCCTCTGCACAG GAGAACGCTCAGAAGCTACAAAACTTGTCCGACTCCATCGAGGAAGGTACCATGCCTCCTGAGCTGGCTGATGTCATCCAGAAGTTGTGGAAAGACTCCGGCGTGCAGGCCGGATTCGAAAGAGCTGCTGAGTACCAACTCAACGACTCTGCTGGCTA TTACCTCAACGAAATGGACAGAATCTGCAAACCTGACTACCTCCCTACTGAGCAGGATGTGCTGCGATCTCGAGTCAAAACAACTGGTATCATTGAAGAACAGTTCTCCTGCAAAGAGTTGCATTTCAG GATGTTCGATGTAGGAGGCCAGAGGTCAGAGAGAAAGAAGTGGATCCATTGTTTTGAGGGTGTGACCTGCATCATCTTTTGCGGCGCCCTCAGTGCATATGACATGGTGCTGGTCGAGGATGACGAAGTG AACCGCATGCACGAGTCCCTCCATCTATTCAACAGTATCTGCAACCATAGGTTCTTTGCGCTGACCTCCATTGTTTTGTTCCTCAACAAGAAAGATCTTTTTGAGGAGAAGATCAAAAAGGTCCACCTGAGCATCTGCTTTCCAGACTATGACG GTTCAAACACGTATGAAGATGCCAGCAACTACATCAAGGCGCAGTTTGAGGAACTGAACATGAAGAAGGGCGTGAAAGAAATCTATTCCCACTTGACTTGTGCCACAGACACAAAGAACGTCGAGATTGTGTTCAACGCTGTCACAGACATCATCATCAAGGAGAACCTTAAAGACTGTGGTCTCTTCTAA